A genomic region of Pararge aegeria chromosome 11, ilParAegt1.1, whole genome shotgun sequence contains the following coding sequences:
- the LOC120627534 gene encoding uncharacterized protein LOC120627534, with protein MKVKRCLDVRLIALCTTCFLLPAIACPTQCICKWKNGKRYVECTDKDLKAIPNSLDSETQVLDFTGNDLQVLQKETFHKLGLLDLQKIYLQRCRLQKIDNHAFRGLANLVELDLSNNYITVVPSNNFVFFPSLMRLSLSNNPITSIKMHCFQHLAYLNTLELSNCKIENVEPEAFSGLKHLEWLRLNGNRLSNIHGDNLFPDTLRGIDLQNNNWNCDCNLRDLHNWLSNFNMPHAVEPICSLPERLKKRTITSVNELDLACLPKLTPTTVYLETNVGNNVSLECIVKAVPEAKLQWFYQGQLIRNYSTSAAEPHHVFYVESGVIDKKSELYIYNIGNDDNGTYACIAENSAGKVRANYTIKILVKEEPVVIVVTFPHRHLVVIITVVFLIIVLLIAIIAVVLLKFKTDTRSRKKKESGKDVALCNQILPSSRNNGSLPKNNGSVIVNAHSHHALHYTVQTNREYEPSDAYQSNNMKGFVDRNPDLISDAETVANNAQNENTALSVYKAQTANDTFEEETTFTAQTVPRQVTWQDQQTLTSMPISMPPNAMYQHSADVHLNPGCFLDNEGYPYDYGLPKHPCRQPMMTNYSVVGPFYQTLPHNRPKGQKLVCKFAKDNEFNAVPPTCPNFEVFNANNVRRTLEGYPVPRNRPIAFVGNGTVYYNEEFVPSPPEGYKTEPVQCCASTETCSNWNAKGTCAVMVPMGMPEGPGRCYQVETRCVDTQTSDARMPGEGTENVLKPLPQVSNAKCASDICSESPDEGYVGDANDI; from the coding sequence ATGAAAGTCAAGCGGTGTCTAGACGTGAGGCTAATAGCCTTGTGTACCACGTGCTTCTTACTCCCCGCCATCGCCTGCCCCACCCAGTGCATATGCAAATGGAAGAACGGCAAACGGTACGTCGAATGCACCGACAAAGACCTAAAAGCAATCCCCAACTCGTTAGACTCCGAAACTCAAGTCCTAGATTTCACCGGCAATGATTTGCAAGTTTTACAAAAGGAAACGTTCCACAAACTCGGGCTGTTGGACTTACAGAAAATTTATCTGCAGAGATGTCGGCTACAGAAAATCGATAACCATGCCTTCAGGGGACTCGCGAACCTAGTGGAGTTGGATCTCTCCAATAATTATATCACTGTCGTCCCGTCGAACAACTTCGTGTTCTTTCCGTCTCTTATGAGGCTGTCGCTCAGCAACAACCCTATCACGAGTATCAAGATGCATTGCTTCCAGCATCTCGCCTATCTCAATACGCTAGAACTGAGCAATTGCAAAATTGAGAATGTCGAACCGGAAGCTTTCTCTGGCCTGAAGCATTTGGAATGGCTCCGGCTGAACGGCAATAGATTATCGAACATTCACGGCGATAACTTATTCCCCGACACGCTGCGGGGCATCGATCTTCAAAACAATAATTGGAATTGCGATTGTAATTTGAGAGATTTACATAACTGGCTATCGAATTTCAATATGCCGCACGCGGTCGAGCCCATCTGCTCGCTACCTGAGCGTTTGAAAAAACGCACCATCACAAGCGTAAATGAATTAGATTTAGCTTGCCTGCCAAAACTGACCCCTACAACTGTATATTTAGAAACGAATGTAGGGAACAACGTGAGCCTCGAATGTATCGTGAAGGCCGTGCCGGAGGCCAAGTTACAGTGGTTCTATCAAGGACAACTTATTCGGAATTATTCAACGTCCGCTGCGGAGCCTCATCATGTATTTTACGTCGAAAGCGGTGTTATAGACAAGAAGAGcgagttatatatttataatatcggGAACGATGATAACGGTACATATGCCTGTATCGCGGAGAACTCCGCAGGGAAGGTGCGTGCTAATTACACGATAAAAATTCTAGTCAAAGAGGAGCCCGTCGTGATCGTGGTAACGTTCCCTCATAGACATTTAGTGGTGATAATAACGGTAGTGTTCttaattatagtattattaataGCAATTATAGCTGtcgtattattaaaatttaaaaccgaTACAAGAAGTAGAAAGAAGAAAGAGAGTGGAAAGGATGTGGCATTGTGTAATCAAATATTACCGTCTAGTAGAAACAACGGATCTCTACCTAAGAACAACGGAAGTGTCATAGTGAACGCTCATTCGCATCACGCTCTACATTACACAGTGCAGACAAACCGCGAGTACGAGCCGAGCGATGCATACCAAAGCAATAATATGAAAGGCTTTGTCGACAGGAATCCTGACCTAATTAGCGACGCGGAAACCGTCGCCAACAATGCTCAAAATGAGAACACAGCACTTTCTGTGTACAAAGCGCAAACTGCGAACGACACTTTTGAAGAGGAGACCACATTCACCGCTCAAACTGTCCCGCGTCAAGTCACATGGCAAGACCAGCAAACATTAACTAGTATGCCTATTAGCATGCCTCCCAATGCTATGTACCAACATTCAGCCGACGTGCACCTCAACCCGGGCTGTTTCCTAGATAACGAAGGCTACCCTTACGACTATGGCCTGCCGAAACACCCTTGTCGACAACCTATGATGACAAATTACTCCGTGGTCGGACCATTCTACCAAACCCTTCCTCATAACAGACCGAAGGGACAGAAGTTAGTCTGCAAATTTGCGAAAGACAACGAATTTAATGCGGTGCCGCCGACTTGTCCCAACTTCGAGGTATTTAACGCGAATAATGTACGCCGAACTTTGGAGGGTTACCCGGTGCCTAGAAATCGTCCGATCGCCTTCGTAGGGAATGGAACCGTGTATTACAACGAGGAGTTTGTACCTTCGCCGCCGGAAGGTTACAAAACTGAGCCAGTGCAGTGTTGTGCTTCAACCGAAACGTGTTCAAACTGGAATGCGAAAGGTACTTGTGCTGTGATGGTACCGATGGGAATGCCCGAAGGTCCCGGGAGGTGTTATCAGGTGGAAACTAGGTGTGTTGACACTCAGACGTCAGACGCTCGGATGCCAGGGGAAGGGACTGAAAACGTGTTGAAACCACTGCCACAAGTATCAAACGCCAAATGTGCTTCGGATATATGTTCGGAAAGCCCCGATGAGGGGTACGTGGGGGACGCGAACGACATCTGA